From Cyprinus carpio isolate SPL01 chromosome A7, ASM1834038v1, whole genome shotgun sequence, a single genomic window includes:
- the LOC109058004 gene encoding activated CDC42 kinase 1-like, giving the protein MMDHDTQWLYQLLASVQLERFYLRMRDGLNVTRIEHLNYVKEADLEQIGISKPGQRRLWEGVRHYKTNMQPRSWMIKAFSGRTPEGREQFNGVGSGQGPEPGRALPCLIQDSELIFGDRLGSGSFGVVRKAEWQTPTGRVLPVAVKTLRGGAARYGEVVTEFLQEVTTMQSLDHPNIIHLYGVVLTHPLKMVTELAPLGSLYDTLRLRQGDYPLSRLWLFSTQIAAGMEYLESRRFIHRDLAARNVLLAARELVKIGDFGLMRGLDQDRDHYIMTAHKRIPFAWCAPESLRVGTFSHASDVWMFGITLWEMFTYCEEPWLGLSGRQILYRIEREGERLDRPPDCPQELYSVMRKCWACSPADRPTFSQLTTMVAEAQPMEVRAMKDFTEPRKLSLQANDLVTVIDHGLEICEWKGQNQRTLSVGWFSPTLAAPALTAAVTASGPTLISSPVKGSLQHSGHGDTDPARSWGNLERIEDYSQSSGMSRSLESVLGVPQDKGQGAGGNAAQRPDPRRLMQSNLLQDPRRFSDAIVVPPSRPPPPSFKCISPPNTGFKCVKPQMMIHDRRPVNPGGWAPQTHSQLQFRFQQQQQCLGNSNLARMTHLAKSSPQLDDGPEKEKEQEKEREREKAKERYPPQVDKEAVIAQVQEAVHGVTIEQVKKALYRNDWNPVRAEQQLKTDQLYYMTQCSREECQKILARYSWDLQLAGRYIIRQDRDRTALDRRGERV; this is encoded by the exons ATGATGGATCATGACACTCAGTGGCTGTACCAGCTCCTTGCTAGTGTGCAGCTAGAGAGATTCTACCTAAGGATGCGAGATGGACTCAATGTGACACGTATTGAGCACCTGAACTACGTTAAAGAAGCAGATCTTGAACAGATTGGCATTAGTAAACCAG GACAGCGACGATTATGGGAAGGCGTCAGACATTACAAAACCAACATGCAACCACGGTCGTGGATGATTAAG GCCTTCAGTGGTCGCACTCCGGAGGGACGTGAGCAGTTTAATGGTGTTGGGTCAGGCCAGGGGCCAGAACCAGGGCGTGCACTCCCCTGTCTTATCCAGGACAGTGAACTGATCTTTGGGGACAGGCTAGGCTCAGGTTCCTTTGGGGTAGTTAGGAAAGCAGAATGGCAAACACCTACTGGACGAGTG TTGCCTGTAGCAGTTAAAACTCTGAGGGGTGGCGCAGCCAGATATGGAGAAGTGGTGACTGAATTCCTCCAGGAAGTTACGACCATGCAGTCTCTGGACCACCCCAACATTATACATCTGTATGGTGTTGTCCTTACTCATCCTCTTAAAATg GTGACAGAGCTGGCTCCCCTTGGCTCTTTATATGACACACTGCGTCTACGACAGGGAGATTATCCTCTTTCGCGGCTCTGGCTCTTCAGCACACAGATTGCTGCAGGTATGGAGTACCTAGAGTCCAGACGCTTCATCCACAGAGACCTCGCTGCCCGGAATGTGCTCTTGGCTGCTAGAGAGCTTGTGAAGATCGGAGACTTTGGACTGATGAGAGGCTTGGATCAGGACAGAGACCACTATATCATGACGGCACACAAGCGCATTCCCTTTGCATG GTGTGCTCCTGAGAGTTTGCGTGTAGGTACTTTCTCTCATGCTTCAGATGTCTGGATGTTTGGTATCACATTGTGGGAAATGTTCACATACTGTGAGGAGCCCTGGTTGGGGCTGTCTGGCAGACAG ATTTTATATCGCATTGAACGGGAAGGCGAGCGTTTGGATAGGCCTCCAGATTGTCCGCAGGAGTTATATTCTGTGATGCGTAAATGTTGGGCTTGCAGTCCTGCTGACCGACCGACCTTCTCACAGCTCACCACCATGGTAGCAGAG gcaCAGCCTATGGAGGTTCGTGCAATGAAAGACTTCACAGAGCCCAGAAAACTCTCTCTACAGGCGAATGATCTAGTGACTGTAATAGATCATGG GCTGGAAATATGTGAGTGGAAGGGCCAAAACCAGAGAACTCTAAGTGTTGGCTGGTTTTCCCCTACATTGGCTGCCCCGGCTCTCACAGCAGCAGTTACTGCATCTGGTCCGACTCTGATCTCTTCTCCTGTTAAAGGTAGTCTACAGCACTCTGGCCATGGAGATACTGACCCAGCACGCAGCTGGGGCAACCTAGAACGAATAGAAGA TTACTCTCAATCCTCAGGCATGTCAAGGAGTCTTGAGTCTGTCCTTGGTGTTCCACAGGACAAAGGTCAGGGTGCTGGTGGGAATGCAGCTCAGAGACCTGATCCACGCAGACTCATGCAGAGTAATTTATTGCAAGATCCACGTAGGTTTAGTGATGCCATTGTTGTCCCACCTTCACGGCCACCACCTCCCAGTTTCAAATGCATCAGCCCACCAAACACTGGCTTCAAATGCGTCAAACCCCAGATGATGATCCATGATCGGAGACCAGTAAACCCAGGGGGCTGGGCCCCTCAAACTCATTCACAGCTACAGTTCCGGTtccaacaacaacagcagtgTTTAGGGAATAGTAACCTTGCCAGGATGACACATCTAGCCAAATCAAGCCCTCAGTTAGATGATGGCCCTGAGAAAGAGAAGgagcaagagaaagaaagagagcgggagaagGCAAAGGAGAGGTATCCACCACAAGTTGACAAGGAAGCAGTCATAGCGCAA GTTCAGGAGGCAGTACATGGAGTGACAATTGAGCAGGTTAAGAAAGCTCTGTATCGCAATGACTGGAATCCTGTGAGGGCAGAGCAGCAACTTAAG ACAGACCAGCTGTATTACATGACTCAGTGCTCTCGTGAGGAATGTCAAAAAATCCTCGCCCGCTACAGCTGGGACCTACAGCTGGCAGGACGTTACATCATCCGACAAGACAGAGATAGGACTGCATTGGATAGACGGGGAGAAAgagtttaa